Genomic window (Arctopsyche grandis isolate Sample6627 chromosome 5, ASM5162203v2, whole genome shotgun sequence):
ATGGCCATGAGAAAAATAGAAGGaagaaaatggattggcaggaagaagTTATCTTAGCTTTGAagcatgcgcatgtggaccgatatgaccACCGAAGGACTGTTCGGAGCCGCAGAAGACcaatgcggatatcttcaaatagtcGACGAGGTGGTCATCAACGTCTGGATGAAGACAAGACACTAAAAagattttaataaatgaaaacaaaaattggCTTGCGACGTTCAATTACATTTTATTCCCGTAATTGCTGTATTTTATGCCGAATATACTaaaatttccaaaatttttaataagattttttttttaattttatcagtgcCCAGAACTATTTTTTCCCAGGACTCGGGGTTTTTTTCGGCGGCCCTGATAATTAATATACAGGATTATACTGACCACAAAGTTCACATTGTTCTTGAACTGGTTTTCTTCCAGGCTTTTGAACAGTATCACTGTTTTCATtgcttttattatgttttttattctaaaattaataaaccagatatatgtacatatgtattttaacaataaattttatctcATATACCTTATTTAAGATGTTGACTTAGGAAACAGTTACCtgattttgtttcttttttttgacTTTCTTAGTCTCTACAATAGGCTCACTACATTCATTCGAAGTTATGGCAGGTTTAATTGTTTCCTTTACGGTATGTTCTGAAGGCAAATTCTCTTCTTCGATTTTAGAAAAATCACAATCATTTTCTATATCCATTGCAGATGAGTCGCTGCAGACGTCAGGTAATATACTTTCGACATTAAAATGGTTCACAGGaaaatcaacagacaaaaaTGATATATCAGGTTCATTATCTTTATGTGAATTTTCTTTATCGTCACTATTTTCACTATTATCttctgaattaaaaataaagtcacTCTTATTGCTTATTGATGAAATAGTAGGATCTTTTTGATTTAGATTCCAAACTGGCAGTTTGGAATCATTATGATCAGTCAGTTCAATAGTCCCTTGATTAATTGTTGCGTCGACGGATTCAAACAATTTTGCAGGCAAGTTGTCCAATAATAtatcattttcattgaaactttcACATTTGAATGATGATGAATTCACTTGACAATCATTTTTCGGCAGAGGTAAATTATTAAACGCctgtaatgtaaataaatatatattataaaaatttccttttagtatatttacacatgtaaaaaaaattacaaacatttaaaCTTGAAATTATTCCTGGCTCGTGTTTCATCAATGCCAAATCTGAGTCTCGCAATCTGAAATCTATCTGGTGATGAAGTGAAACATCTTGATTTACACGGTAAGTAGTAAGAGAGAAATCAGTTTGCGCCAAATCCAAACATTCACTTGTTACATTGAAATTAAGTGGTTTACATTCAGCTAGACAATCCGGTTGAttctaaaaatgaaaatgcgacaaaataaattaaatacttgatcatttaaatctaaaatacttTACATATGCAAACCTGAGTCAAATCAATATTGATCGATGGACTTTTTTCATTTGAACTTCTATTCAGTATTTGTCGTATATGAGCGTCAGCAGCTTCACACTGTTGTTTGAATTGATAAGCGATATCTAATTTATTGTGGCACTTATAACATATTTGTGATGGTAAACCATCCCCCTCATACACCTGaaagttaaaaattaataaatcgtGTAGAATCAGACCCCTGCTTTGTATGATTATAGAAGGTCGAAATCGATGtggattttgaaaatatactcTACAAAATATCCAGGTATTCAAGAAGAAATGTGACTGATGGAAATACCTGTACCCAAGCGCAGGCCATAACCTTCGCCCAAAGTTGAACTGAACGTCCtgctgaaaaaaataaattggagtTCTTCTTGGCGGTGGCTGGCGAAAGACATACACGACATATTTCCTCGATATTAATTGACATATCGAACCGATAAATTTTGTATCACACTGACAGATGCCTTGGTGCTGCCATACTCATGATACTTTGACAAATGTTACCATTGTAAAAAAAGTAccttcaaaaatgtttttttaaattttggttCTCGTGTGGTATTCGTGCActttatgataaataaaacaatttttaagctgaataatattcaaaaccataaaatttcatatgtatgtacaaaatcagatttaaagaaaataacctaaaataattgaatatattttaaaattcatctacaaaaattaaatcacatacataatatatatgtatgtatataatatcactattctatgtgtctgtgtaagataacgctcgctgtactattgtagtcgtttcgattcgacatatttacgtcacagttaaaacactgccaacaaaacgtacgaagaTAATACAGACATCATAACCAGGCGTGGCTCATGCATaagaactgcggcgctgcagcactcccagaaaaaaatcgcatttacaacttgtatttagatatatttgacatactcattaataatgattatgtcaaatatctaatcattattattaaattatattcacaagttttaaatgtatacaaatgttattttttttgtattttttctggggtgctgcagcgccgcagttcctatgcacgagccgcgcctgatcataacaaattaacaaaaaacttctatatatatatacagtggcggactgggactgaaattagtgcatgccaggagtcaaagggggcccccagggttacaaaaatttgtcccccccccatataacaaaattttcttctttccatcacgctaaaaatcaagggtaaaaaataaatgaaatttaaaaaaatggaataaacaaatttaggtatgtacaagaaaaatggcaaaagcaaaatagatccataaattacattgtatatttagttttaacccttgtcctaggtaagaatgcaaaattgaatatttaaaaaaaaaatcttttttatatcgtaataaaaatggaaaatattctttgcatacaccttattgagttataaaatatgaaaattttagctttttataattattttttcaaaaataaccttattattttcatattttataactaatttttgaaaaaatcattataaaaaaatattatgtaaaaagcgcAAAAAGTGCCGCAGGCgaaaaattttttccaaaaatcttcacatggttaacaaaaatagaccatcaaactgagtcactaaaaaactatcaattaacttctACCGATTGTCTTTTcactgtacctatgtacatacatatgtacgtaataacaacaagcgaaaattcgaactcagaatcgatcactgatcactagtcaccggacccagaaggtgccgcgtattgttcaaaggttgtaaatgcattgttaaaaaggatttacaacaatggaacaatggatagcactgtgacaatcctacctctactgatcacgtttacataatatagaaaaatatttgcggctctgtgtgtctgagtgtgtgtttctgtgtctttttattatttttattattttatatatgtatacgtatatataaaattatttttatctcaaccggaagtagtacttttaccctataagatcgaggtatttttatttttttctcggaaacatTTCAACGTATcgaactgacatttcatatctataattataaacctaatgcttgatatataaaatttcgtgaacacccgttgaccgaaagtgacagtttactcctgttggtagtttaccggatttttcttccactgtttaaaattgtgtatttaaatcttactattatatatcgtcgaagtatgtataatcaaatgttattttgaaagtatgaagtaaatttaaatagctGGTTGAtaatgaatcgtcctatcaaaattgttttaagcaattcagtttgtattattcacggaaattcgtttattcccatttttatttcagtaggtagttgttacatagatattggtatatacataatcttgaggttggaaatgggcccggcaaaagggcccacgtaaatgttgaaacttacatttcgagcctaataaaaaaagtaaaccgATCCTTgcgctgttaaagcaggtattagttgtttgtgtatgtcgtaagataatttgttttgttgaaatacctaaactttaggtcccaaagtgcaatatcctataaatttttacacacgtgaagtagttaaaaagttatttaattttaatgagggcccatattttctaacagatagtagGGCccccatgccatcgggcatgttcgcttgtatggccagtccgctactgtatatatactgtttgcgaccaatgtttcctctaggcaaattaaTCTCTGAGcgtttagcgccatctattgaatatgtatttaattaatatttctattggtgttttatatttttatatgtaggtaggtaggtagtttttaacatttttttcatactaagcaattaaatataaatattatattaaatatatttaaaaaaaatacgaccgcgtgtggatcgaacacagaaccgacacatttcatttaattttttaatagcttaatatgccatagcccatgcgatgatattccatcgggcacaacactagtgtattataattattatttatagacaaataaaatttcacgtAATATTAAAGTttacattttgttttgaaatatgtaatagtTTGTTagtatcaaataataatagtttgaaatatgtattgtttttcAATAGTTTCAAAGATGAACAGCAGTTTTATGATTagaatataaatacacatttgaccaattttatttaattcaaaaccaGAACATTTTTTCCAAAACATACTTCAATTATTAATAACGAACATCAAAAAACCGTGGgcgcacatttatgaaaaataaattcatattttaatgcTCTCGTGAAATTCTACACGAAATTGGTAAAAATTATACTTCGCGTCTTACATTTGAAGTTTCAACATTCAACCACTGGACCGTAATTGTTCGCTAAAGAAAAAAGTCTTCGGCAGGTGTATTTGTTGTTAGTAAACAGAGGAATTTTCcgactaatttgccaatattttaataagagattTCATTTTCGCtgaattctttgaatatttcaatctatctattagataaaaattGTAATGGTAAAAGTATATCATGAATTATCAGCACATACTGTAAAAAACTAGTACGAGTGGCCacgttattttaatagttacagTATCTAtagaatctatgtacatacatatgcagtttTTCTGTATTGTACAAAACAAATCATTTTAAACTGAATTTGCACTAATTTGCTCAGAGCACTCATTTTTCTTCATTCATACTTTTCtgatcattataaataaaataagttttattcCGActccaaaatattttc
Coding sequences:
- the LOC143911753 gene encoding uncharacterized protein LOC143911753 isoform X2, which gives rise to MSINIEEICRVCLSPATAKKNSNLFFSAGRSVQLWAKVMACAWVQVYEGDGLPSQICYKCHNKLDIAYQFKQQCEAADAHIRQILNRSSNEKSPSINIDLTQNQPDCLAECKPLNFNVTSECLDLAQTDFSLTTYRVNQDVSLHHQIDFRLRDSDLALMKHEPGIISSLNAFNNLPLPKNDCQVNSSSFKCESFNENDILLDNLPAKLFESVDATINQGTIELTDHNDSKLPVWNLNQKDPTISSISNKSDFIFNSEDNSENSDDKENSHKDNEPDISFLSVDFPVNHFNVESILPDVCSDSSAMDIENDCDFSKIEEENLPSEHTVKETIKPAITSNECSEPIVETKKVKKKKQNQNKKHNKSNENSDTVQKPGRKPVQEQCELCGKVFKYRSYMVHHLRLHSGDKPFSCSICDQKFTLRNSLAKHQKTHTSITDTFTARLHIKFHLSLHSGVKGFKCSLCDKSFHRKNQLNNHLSVHTGERAYKCDICGYASSNSSNLRSHSRIHTGVKPYKCKICKKAFSQSSAMKRHMQQHLMCLNPNNAN
- the LOC143911753 gene encoding uncharacterized protein LOC143911753 isoform X1 — its product is MSINIEEICRVCLSPATAKKNSNLFFSAGRSVQLWAKVMACAWVQVYEGDGLPSQICYKCHNKLDIAYQFKQQCEAADAHIRQILNRSSNEKSPSINIDLTQNQPDCLAECKPLNFNVTSECLDLAQTDFSLTTYRVNQDVSLHHQIDFRLRDSDLALMKHEPGIISSLNAFNNLPLPKNDCQVNSSSFKCESFNENDILLDNLPAKLFESVDATINQGTIELTDHNDSKLPVWNLNQKDPTISSISNKSDFIFNSEDNSENSDDKENSHKDNEPDISFLSVDFPVNHFNVESILPDVCSDSSAMDIENDCDFSKIEEENLPSEHTVKETIKPAITSNECSEPIVETKKVKKKKQNQNKKHNKSNENSDTVQKPGRKPVQEQCELCGKVFKYRSYMVHHLRLHSGDKPFSCSICDQKFTLRNSLAKHQKTHTSDRPYICAVCGKCFRWPAGLKFHMRAHTGEKPYECDVCDKKFSQKSNLIIHKQIHSGQRDHICTICQKAFKFYKHLQSHLSLHSGVKGFKCSLCDKSFHRKNQLNNHLSVHTGERAYKCDICGYASSNSSNLRSHSRIHTGVKPYKCKICKKAFSQSSAMKRHMQQHLMCLNPNNAN